From a single Pseudomonas serboccidentalis genomic region:
- the morA gene encoding cyclic di-GMP receptor MorA has protein sequence MSNVTPPASVSSTQPAPGSPLRGTLKGALATLVLLLLALLFWQLLDQLRETQKNQRQYTIDYTAELASQVSLNMSLNAQIALNLLPIVEQPQSSDEQQALLRKLQQSLPDLRSLALLSPSGKIISDSAGDSQDADYLSELVRRSRAQAHYFSNADDGSMVHLLLHQASGNTRGYWVLRLTPTFFDSLTKPGETGIRPLWLVENRLNHQIIRRDEALPSARSGVLSPDDMANTVLTVPLSSSDWQLRGLFDRQRVLEELLPAFIGKCLLGLAFSMLPVIALLNMRRRQRQLHEGRRRYQDIFEGTGVALCVLDLSGLKQLFDKAQIQTSDQLKAWLDQPAQRQQLLQELRVTEVNQVALQLLNVNSCEHAWQLLIDGHPHNQCAIGNQVLDAVLQQQKQLELEIKLPDINGRDQHLWMVLRLPQEQHDYKAVILSINDITSRKLIELSLLEREGFWSDVVRTVPDHLYVQDVISQRMIFSNHHLGQTLGYNRTELHQMGEYFWEILLHPEDADYYHRSRQMQRHAGYSQLLQCQLRFRHRDGKWRRFDIREQALARDKHDQVTRIIGVAKDITEQIEASESLRDSEQRYRMLAESISDVIFSTDSKLSLNYVSPSVQAVLGYDAEWIFQNGWQSTIANPQQLSGIYTLMDRVSKALDKPEQLALLRSQVQTQLFLFDCLRADGRKIPIELRLVLVWDEHGAFEGVLGVGRDISQQRRAEKDLRMAATVFEHSTSAILITDPAGYIVQANEAFSRVSGYAVAEVLDQLPNMLTVDEQQDAHLRYVLKQLHQHSTWEGEVWLKRRNGEHYPAWVGITAVLDDEGDLASYVCFFSDISERKASEQRIHRLAYYDALTHLPNRTLFQDRLHTALQSAERQKSWVVLMFLDLDRFKPINDSLGHAAGDRMLKDMATRLLACVDEDDTVARMGGDEFTLLLQHRSSREMALNRAIHVAEQILASLVKPFVLEGREFFVTASIGIALSPQDGNELSQLMKNADTAMYHAKERGKNNFQFYQADMNASALERLELESDLRHALEQNEFVLYYQPQFSGDGKRLTGAEALLRWRHPRRGLVPPGDFIPVLEELGLVVDVGDWVISEACRQLKTWHQNRVRVPKVSVNISARQFSDGQLGTRIATILRETGLPPACLELELTESILMREVCEAMQILAGLKNLGLSIAVDDFGTGYSSLNYLKQFPIDVLKIDRTFVDGLPSGEQDAQIARAIIAMAHSLNLAVIAEGVETHEQLDFLREHGCDEVQGYLFGRPMPASRFEAQFSNDALFMFD, from the coding sequence TTGTCCAATGTCACTCCGCCAGCCTCTGTGAGCAGCACCCAACCGGCGCCCGGCTCGCCCCTGCGCGGAACATTGAAGGGCGCCCTGGCGACACTCGTGCTGTTGTTGCTGGCACTGCTGTTCTGGCAACTGCTCGACCAACTGCGCGAGACCCAGAAAAACCAGCGCCAGTACACCATCGACTACACCGCCGAGCTCGCCTCGCAGGTCAGTCTGAACATGTCGCTGAATGCGCAAATCGCCCTCAACCTGCTACCGATCGTCGAACAGCCGCAGTCATCCGACGAACAGCAGGCGCTGCTGCGCAAGCTTCAGCAATCGTTGCCGGACCTGCGCAGCCTGGCCCTGCTCAGCCCTTCCGGCAAAATCATCAGCGACAGTGCCGGCGACAGCCAAGACGCCGACTACCTCAGTGAACTGGTGCGCCGCAGCCGCGCTCAGGCGCATTACTTCAGCAACGCCGACGACGGTTCCATGGTGCATCTGTTATTGCATCAGGCCAGCGGCAACACGCGCGGCTATTGGGTGTTGCGCCTGACCCCGACGTTCTTCGATTCGCTGACCAAACCGGGCGAAACCGGCATCCGTCCATTGTGGCTGGTGGAAAACCGGCTCAACCATCAGATCATCCGCCGCGACGAAGCGCTGCCTTCGGCCAGGTCCGGCGTACTGAGCCCGGACGACATGGCCAACACCGTGCTGACCGTGCCACTGAGCAGCAGCGACTGGCAGTTGCGCGGGCTGTTCGACCGCCAGCGCGTGCTCGAAGAACTGCTGCCGGCGTTCATCGGCAAATGCCTGTTGGGTCTGGCGTTCTCGATGTTGCCGGTGATCGCGCTGCTCAACATGCGCCGGCGCCAGCGTCAGTTGCATGAAGGTCGCCGGCGGTATCAGGACATCTTCGAAGGCACTGGCGTCGCCCTGTGCGTGCTCGACCTGTCGGGCCTCAAGCAACTGTTCGACAAGGCACAGATCCAGACCAGCGACCAGCTCAAGGCCTGGCTCGACCAACCGGCCCAGCGCCAGCAATTGCTGCAGGAGCTGCGCGTTACCGAGGTCAATCAGGTGGCGCTGCAACTGCTCAACGTCAATTCCTGCGAGCACGCCTGGCAACTGCTGATCGACGGCCACCCGCACAACCAGTGCGCCATCGGCAACCAGGTACTCGACGCGGTCCTGCAACAGCAAAAGCAGCTGGAACTGGAAATCAAACTGCCGGACATCAACGGCCGCGACCAGCATCTGTGGATGGTGCTGCGGCTGCCGCAGGAACAGCACGACTATAAAGCGGTGATCCTCAGCATCAACGACATCACCAGCCGCAAGCTGATCGAACTGTCGCTGCTGGAGCGCGAAGGCTTCTGGTCGGACGTAGTGCGTACCGTACCGGATCACCTGTACGTGCAGGACGTGATCAGCCAGCGGATGATTTTCAGCAACCACCACCTCGGCCAGACCCTCGGTTACAACCGCACCGAGCTGCACCAGATGGGCGAGTACTTCTGGGAAATCCTCCTGCACCCGGAAGACGCCGACTATTACCACCGTTCGCGGCAGATGCAGCGGCACGCCGGTTACAGCCAGTTGCTGCAATGCCAGTTGCGCTTCCGCCATCGCGACGGCAAATGGCGGCGCTTCGATATCCGTGAACAGGCGCTGGCCCGGGACAAGCACGATCAGGTCACGCGGATCATCGGCGTGGCGAAGGACATCACCGAGCAGATCGAGGCCAGCGAATCGCTGCGTGACAGCGAGCAGCGTTACCGGATGCTCGCCGAAAGCATCAGCGACGTGATTTTCTCCACCGACAGCAAACTGTCGCTGAACTACGTCAGCCCGTCGGTGCAAGCGGTGCTGGGTTACGACGCCGAGTGGATTTTCCAGAACGGCTGGCAATCGACGATCGCCAATCCGCAGCAACTCAGCGGCATTTATACCCTGATGGATCGGGTCAGCAAGGCGCTGGACAAACCCGAGCAACTGGCCCTGTTGCGTAGCCAGGTGCAGACGCAACTATTTCTGTTCGACTGCCTGCGCGCCGATGGCCGCAAGATCCCGATCGAGCTGCGTCTGGTGCTGGTGTGGGACGAACACGGTGCGTTCGAAGGCGTGCTCGGTGTCGGTCGCGACATCAGTCAGCAGCGCCGCGCCGAGAAAGACCTGCGCATGGCCGCCACGGTATTCGAGCACTCGACATCGGCGATCCTGATCACCGACCCGGCCGGTTACATCGTCCAGGCCAACGAGGCCTTCAGCCGGGTCAGCGGTTATGCCGTGGCCGAAGTCCTCGACCAGTTGCCGAACATGCTCACCGTCGACGAACAACAGGACGCGCACCTGCGCTATGTGCTCAAACAGTTGCATCAGCACAGCACCTGGGAAGGCGAAGTCTGGCTCAAGCGGCGCAATGGCGAACATTACCCGGCGTGGGTCGGCATCACCGCGGTGCTCGACGATGAAGGCGATCTGGCCAGTTACGTGTGCTTCTTCAGCGACATCAGCGAGCGCAAGGCCAGTGAGCAACGCATCCATCGCCTCGCCTACTACGACGCCCTGACCCACCTGCCGAACCGCACGCTGTTCCAGGATCGCCTGCACACCGCGCTGCAATCGGCCGAGCGGCAGAAGTCGTGGGTGGTGCTGATGTTCCTCGACCTCGACCGTTTCAAACCGATCAACGACTCCCTCGGCCATGCCGCCGGCGACCGTATGTTGAAAGACATGGCCACGCGCCTGCTGGCCTGCGTCGACGAAGACGACACCGTGGCGCGCATGGGCGGCGACGAATTCACCCTGCTCCTGCAACACCGCTCCAGCCGCGAGATGGCGCTGAACCGGGCGATTCACGTGGCCGAACAAATCCTCGCCAGCCTGGTGAAACCGTTCGTGCTCGAAGGCCGCGAGTTCTTCGTCACCGCCAGTATCGGCATCGCCCTGAGCCCGCAGGATGGCAACGAACTCAGCCAGTTGATGAAGAACGCCGACACCGCGATGTACCACGCCAAGGAGCGTGGCAAGAACAACTTCCAGTTCTATCAGGCCGACATGAACGCCAGTGCGCTGGAGCGTCTGGAGCTGGAAAGCGACCTGCGCCACGCGCTGGAGCAGAACGAGTTCGTCCTGTATTACCAACCGCAATTCAGTGGCGACGGCAAACGCCTGACCGGCGCCGAAGCGCTGCTGCGCTGGCGTCATCCGCGTCGCGGGCTGGTGCCGCCGGGGGATTTCATTCCGGTGCTGGAAGAACTGGGTCTGGTGGTGGACGTGGGCGACTGGGTGATCAGCGAAGCCTGCCGTCAGCTCAAGACCTGGCACCAGAACCGCGTGCGCGTACCGAAGGTGTCGGTGAATATCTCGGCGCGCCAGTTCTCCGACGGTCAGCTCGGCACGCGTATCGCCACCATCCTCAGGGAAACCGGCCTGCCGCCGGCGTGCCTGGAGCTGGAACTGACCGAAAGTATCCTGATGCGTGAAGTCTGCGAAGCGATGCAGATTCTCGCCGGGCTGAAAAACCTCGGTTTGAGCATTGCGGTCGACGACTTCGGCACCGGCTACTCGTCACTGAACTACCTCAAGCAGTTCCCGATCGATGTGCTGAAGATCGACCGCACCTTCGTCGACGGCCTGCCGTCCGGTGAACAGGACGCGCAGATCGCCCGCGCGATCATCGCCATGGCCCACAGCCTCAATCTGGCGGTGATCGCCGAGGGCGTGGAAACCCATGAGCAACTGGACTTTCTGCGCGAGCACGGTTGCGACGAGGTGCAGGGCTACCTGTTCGGACGGCCGATGCCAGCGAGCCGGTTCGAGGCGCAGTTCAGCAATGATGCGCTGTTCATGTTCGACTGA
- the glyA gene encoding serine hydroxymethyltransferase, translating to MFSRDLTIAKYDADLFAAMEQEAQRQEEHIELIASENYTSPAVMEAQGSVLTNKYAEGYPGKRYYGGCEYVDVVEQLAIDRAKELFGADYANVQPHAGSQANAAVYLALLQGGDTILGMSLAHGGHLTHGASVSSSGKLYNAVQYGIDANGLIDYDEVERLAVEHKPKMIVAGFSAYSQILDFPRFRAIADKVGAYLFVDMAHVAGLVAAGVYPNPVPFADVVTTTTHKTLRGPRGGLILARANAEIEKKLNSAVFPGAQGGPLEHVIAAKAICFKEALQPEFKAYQEQVVKNAQAMAEVFIARGFDVVSGGTKNHLFLLSLIKQDISGKDADAALGKAFITVNKNSVPNDPRSPFVTSGLRFGTPAVTTRGFKEAECKELAGWICDILADLNNEAVIDAVREKVKAICKKLPVYGA from the coding sequence ATGTTCAGCCGTGATTTGACTATTGCCAAGTACGACGCCGACCTTTTTGCCGCCATGGAGCAAGAAGCTCAGCGCCAGGAAGAACACATTGAGCTGATCGCTTCGGAAAACTACACCAGCCCTGCGGTGATGGAAGCTCAAGGCTCGGTCCTGACCAACAAATACGCCGAAGGTTACCCGGGCAAGCGCTACTACGGTGGTTGCGAGTACGTCGACGTTGTTGAGCAACTGGCCATCGACCGCGCCAAGGAACTGTTCGGCGCCGATTACGCCAACGTTCAGCCGCACGCCGGTTCGCAAGCCAACGCCGCTGTCTACCTGGCCCTGCTGCAAGGTGGCGACACCATTCTGGGCATGAGCCTGGCCCATGGTGGTCACCTGACCCACGGCGCCAGCGTTTCGTCCTCCGGCAAGCTGTACAACGCCGTGCAGTACGGCATCGACGCCAACGGCCTGATCGACTACGACGAAGTCGAGCGTCTGGCGGTTGAGCACAAGCCGAAAATGATCGTGGCCGGTTTCTCTGCCTACTCGCAGATCCTGGACTTCCCGCGCTTCCGCGCCATCGCTGACAAAGTCGGTGCTTACCTGTTCGTCGACATGGCGCACGTGGCCGGTCTGGTCGCTGCTGGCGTCTACCCGAACCCGGTGCCTTTCGCTGACGTGGTCACCACCACTACCCACAAGACCCTGCGCGGTCCACGTGGCGGCCTGATCCTGGCGCGCGCCAACGCCGAGATCGAGAAGAAGCTGAACTCCGCAGTATTCCCGGGCGCCCAGGGTGGCCCGCTGGAGCACGTGATCGCCGCTAAAGCGATCTGCTTCAAGGAAGCGCTGCAGCCTGAATTCAAGGCTTACCAGGAACAAGTGGTGAAGAACGCCCAGGCCATGGCCGAAGTGTTCATCGCGCGCGGTTTCGACGTGGTGTCCGGTGGTACCAAGAACCACCTGTTCCTGCTGTCGCTGATCAAGCAGGACATTTCCGGTAAAGACGCCGACGCTGCGCTGGGCAAAGCGTTCATCACCGTGAACAAGAACTCGGTACCCAACGATCCACGCTCGCCATTCGTCACCTCCGGCCTGCGCTTCGGCACCCCGGCTGTGACCACTCGTGGCTTCAAGGAAGCAGAGTGCAAAGAGCTGGCCGGCTGGATCTGCGACATCCTGGCTGACCTGAACAACGAAGCGGTGATCGACGCCGTTCGTGAGAAAGTCAAAGCCATCTGCAAGAAGCTGCCGGTTTACGGCGCCTAA
- a CDS encoding C4-dicarboxylate transporter DctA, with amino-acid sequence MLRWCSRSIFLQVVLGLVLGIVCGLTLPEYSAQLKPLGDGFIKLIKMLIGLIVFCVVVSGISGAGDLKKVGRIGLKSVIYFEVLTTIALVIGLVFAFSTGIGSGANIHLEQLSAADMGDIAERGQHMHTTTQFLMDLIPTSVIGAFADNNILQVLLFSVLFGSALNLVGEAASGISRLINELSHVIFRIMGMIVRLAPIGVFGAIAFTTSKYGLDSLQHLGSLVGLFYLTCMAFVSVILGLVMRASGLRLWPLLKYLREELLIVMGTASSDAVLPQIMRKLEHLGIGSSTVGLVIPTGYSFNLDGFSIYLTLAIVFIANATGTPLAMTDLLTILLVSLITSKGAHGIPGSALVILAATLTAIPAIPVVGLVLVLAVDWFMGIGRALTNLIGNCVATVAIARWEKDIDVQRANKVLNGEQGYTFQPRKPVAQAAAKEF; translated from the coding sequence ATGCTCAGATGGTGCTCGCGTTCAATTTTCCTCCAAGTGGTTCTCGGACTGGTGCTCGGCATCGTCTGCGGGCTGACCCTTCCCGAATATTCGGCACAGCTCAAACCGCTGGGCGACGGCTTCATCAAACTGATCAAGATGCTCATCGGCCTGATCGTGTTCTGCGTCGTGGTCAGCGGCATCAGCGGCGCCGGCGACCTGAAGAAGGTCGGGCGCATCGGCCTCAAGTCGGTGATCTACTTTGAAGTGCTGACCACCATCGCACTGGTGATCGGTCTGGTATTCGCCTTCAGCACCGGGATCGGCAGCGGCGCGAATATCCATCTGGAGCAGCTGTCCGCCGCCGACATGGGCGACATCGCCGAGCGCGGTCAGCACATGCACACCACCACGCAATTCCTGATGGACCTGATCCCGACCTCAGTGATCGGCGCCTTCGCCGACAACAACATCCTGCAAGTGCTGCTGTTCTCGGTGCTGTTCGGCAGCGCGTTGAATCTGGTGGGTGAAGCGGCCTCCGGGATCTCGCGGCTGATCAACGAACTGAGCCATGTGATCTTCCGGATCATGGGCATGATCGTGCGCCTGGCTCCGATCGGCGTGTTCGGCGCCATCGCCTTCACCACCAGCAAGTACGGCCTCGATTCGCTGCAGCACCTGGGCAGTCTGGTCGGCTTGTTCTACCTGACCTGCATGGCCTTCGTCAGTGTGATCCTGGGGTTGGTGATGCGCGCATCCGGCCTGCGTCTGTGGCCACTGCTCAAGTACCTGCGTGAAGAATTGCTGATCGTCATGGGCACCGCCTCCTCCGACGCCGTGCTGCCACAGATCATGCGCAAACTCGAGCACCTGGGCATCGGCAGCTCGACGGTCGGCCTGGTGATTCCCACCGGCTACTCGTTCAACCTCGACGGCTTTTCGATCTACCTGACCCTGGCCATCGTGTTCATCGCCAATGCCACCGGCACACCACTGGCAATGACCGATCTGCTGACGATTCTGCTGGTGTCGCTGATCACCTCCAAGGGTGCCCACGGCATTCCCGGCTCGGCGCTGGTGATACTGGCGGCGACGCTGACGGCGATCCCGGCGATTCCGGTGGTGGGGCTGGTGTTGGTGCTGGCGGTGGACTGGTTCATGGGCATCGGCCGGGCGCTGACCAACCTGATCGGCAACTGTGTCGCTACCGTGGCCATCGCCCGTTGGGAAAAGGACATCGATGTACAACGGGCGAACAAGGTGCTCAACGGCGAGCAGGGCTATACCTTTCAGCCGAGAAAACCGGTCGCCCAGGCGGCGGCCAAAGAATTCTGA
- a CDS encoding FadR/GntR family transcriptional regulator, producing MITTSTVVNSVVEKLRAALARGQWRSGDMLPGQRELAEQLGISRPSLREAVIVLETLGLVRSMPGKGVVVLDAQLSDSQSHDSAVAGASLEDVLQLRYTLEPFIVGLVAQSISSKEVGQLRLTLMDMREALDAGDSEAGVSAYIAFHEELFTLTSNPIFQSVVQQTSNALKQSAEVLRNSPEHLAERLEENEAVVRAIRSKNSAQASAEMRRHILREGQRMGIELNIPDDNLSR from the coding sequence GTGATTACTACATCAACCGTCGTCAACTCAGTGGTAGAGAAACTGCGCGCCGCGCTGGCCCGTGGTCAGTGGCGCTCCGGCGACATGCTGCCGGGCCAGCGCGAACTGGCCGAACAATTGGGCATCAGCCGCCCGAGCCTGCGCGAAGCGGTGATCGTTCTGGAAACCCTCGGCCTCGTCCGTTCGATGCCAGGCAAAGGCGTAGTGGTGCTCGACGCCCAGCTCAGTGACAGCCAGAGCCACGACAGCGCGGTGGCCGGCGCCAGTCTCGAAGACGTGCTGCAACTGCGCTACACCCTTGAGCCATTCATCGTCGGTCTGGTTGCGCAGTCGATCAGCAGCAAGGAAGTCGGGCAACTGCGCCTGACCCTGATGGACATGCGCGAAGCCCTCGACGCGGGCGACAGCGAAGCCGGGGTCAGCGCCTACATCGCCTTCCACGAAGAACTGTTCACCCTGACTTCGAACCCGATCTTCCAGAGCGTGGTGCAGCAAACCAGCAACGCCCTCAAGCAAAGCGCCGAAGTGCTGCGCAATTCGCCTGAGCACCTGGCCGAACGCCTGGAAGAAAACGAAGCGGTGGTGCGCGCCATCCGCAGCAAGAACAGCGCCCAGGCCAGCGCCGAAATGCGTCGGCACATTCTGCGCGAAGGCCAGCGGATGGGCATCGAGTTGAATATTCCGGATGACAACCTCAGCCGTTGA
- a CDS encoding GntR family transcriptional regulator, translated as MNSFASLQYDRKIPATLPFPRGPRHKPLADDPYPQVFEAILDQRLTATSRFTEESLVQMFGASRSQIRRTLTQLSHEHVVILRTHQRPKIATATPEQTRQILHARRLTEIMLLELTCQQLQPAALEGLRELIEEQRRFRTLGQFGAAIRLSGEFHLQLAKLAGNAPLAHFLGSLVPMTSLALAQCRQQTNQDTTVQTHTSLVDAMERNDVNAAAHLMNRHLSDLEQQLLGSAP; from the coding sequence ATGAACAGCTTCGCTTCACTGCAATATGATCGCAAGATCCCTGCCACCCTGCCCTTTCCCCGTGGGCCTCGCCACAAGCCACTGGCGGACGACCCCTACCCGCAGGTATTCGAAGCAATCCTGGATCAGCGCCTCACCGCGACCAGTCGTTTTACAGAAGAGAGCCTGGTGCAGATGTTCGGCGCGAGCCGCAGCCAGATACGTCGGACGCTGACACAGCTGTCCCATGAGCACGTCGTCATCTTGCGCACTCATCAGCGCCCGAAAATTGCTACAGCTACTCCCGAACAAACCCGCCAGATACTCCATGCGCGGCGCCTGACCGAAATCATGCTGCTTGAGCTAACCTGCCAGCAGCTGCAACCTGCCGCACTTGAAGGACTGCGCGAACTGATTGAAGAACAGCGTCGATTCCGCACCCTTGGTCAGTTCGGAGCCGCCATTCGGCTATCCGGAGAATTCCACCTGCAACTGGCCAAACTGGCAGGCAATGCCCCCCTGGCGCACTTTCTCGGCAGCCTGGTGCCCATGACGTCTCTGGCGCTGGCCCAATGTCGACAACAGACCAACCAGGACACGACGGTGCAGACACACACCTCCCTTGTCGATGCAATGGAGCGCAATGACGTCAATGCCGCAGCTCATCTGATGAACCGACACCTGAGCGATCTTGAACAGCAACTGCTGGGTTCGGCGCCATGA
- a CDS encoding type 2 lanthipeptide synthetase LanM family protein, with protein sequence MLADILTFQERKSSGSGGVVDVDTLRSTLDMLHKDDHALLLYFGMGKSDLVEWFENSTRQPVLEKQFPSLEMLEKKIRLIMSVSEKDRICNAEDEPFSGFYDCMFDYFRYTFQCDSRYKQAHDCCNLESLISGVRYYVSGCVKRLSEKSLVHFLNTRISEGIESDLGSFEQYLNARGSGQFLLDYPVLADLLIKQLEGIAGYLYKIISHFADDLRVLAQVFDLSGRRIDSIKLGMGDPHANGETVCAVRVGNESLVYKPRRNGEAQLYSSLLALLYEKSADECFSAHTPLLACMEDHCWIENIDNRACETQADLALFYRRAGAQIALVHALNGIDFHYENIIACGSSPVMIDLECLFTASMIDLQDDLPSNGALFKTLKLNSLSVFSSGFVPYSPDSDNDFSGLTSQKQFSTTTRHLVREQGLYHLRRIHVSKTPIIKHLPVFNGVPCSVELYQEAFLEGFVFAYDEVMTHQAAVLDCIRHHASQLKTRVLLKNTQRYIDFIELTLHPRFTQCMLQRQLLLATLWSESNASLIAKNVAAYELADLQSANIPSFTMPIASNRIYDSHGTFVAALDIASPLESCQRKLSSFCSGDRAFQTFILKECLFPPGNEAMPMHRRHIAKGVPNLQPAQYLEGALKVAAVIERFRIGSSGGDVAWTFLNAHPTTRRKYLSPMTNSLYSGMGGLAVFYMSLYRVSGRAEHLARADQIVDSMARSHEHFDSDMAVSAYFGLASYLYVLVNHEQVTGRDIHWATINGLLLRLDDYPQQGDDFDFLNGWCGTVTLLANLYLLGPRKRLIPLIERLTAAIRAELLNEGGRFVRKACSTPLLTGFSHGISGILHALSKVYEVTADATLITLMKDLLEDENRQKNHGFWLDLREPSKPAHMTKWCHGDAGILIARLQLRHALKDVMGADDLATVESDIRRCESNLWRHGLGSGYSQCHGDFGNLMCLLSLYRCTENRQGIARTLQALSEAADNFFNEDLISQDSVPVLGMMLGVAGVGQALLSAIDSTLPDPLALTFFMAPNPAVAVQDRSGVGSSDELRH encoded by the coding sequence ATGCTAGCTGACATTCTGACGTTTCAAGAACGCAAATCATCGGGTTCTGGAGGTGTCGTCGATGTCGACACCCTGCGTAGCACCCTGGACATGTTGCATAAAGACGATCATGCCCTGCTGCTTTATTTTGGTATGGGCAAAAGCGACTTGGTTGAATGGTTTGAAAATAGCACCAGACAGCCTGTACTGGAAAAGCAGTTTCCGTCTCTGGAGATGCTTGAGAAGAAAATTCGACTGATTATGTCCGTGTCTGAAAAAGACCGCATCTGCAATGCGGAGGATGAACCATTTTCAGGCTTTTACGATTGCATGTTTGATTACTTTAGATATACGTTTCAGTGCGACAGCAGATACAAGCAAGCCCATGATTGTTGTAACCTCGAATCATTGATTTCCGGTGTCAGGTATTATGTGTCGGGCTGTGTTAAACGGCTCTCTGAAAAATCCCTGGTGCATTTCCTTAATACGCGCATATCTGAGGGTATTGAGTCAGATCTGGGATCTTTCGAACAATATTTGAACGCGCGCGGATCAGGCCAGTTCCTCTTGGACTATCCGGTGCTTGCCGACTTGTTGATCAAACAATTGGAAGGCATCGCAGGTTATCTCTACAAGATCATTTCCCACTTTGCTGACGATTTGCGTGTACTTGCTCAGGTGTTCGATTTGTCTGGCCGGCGAATAGACTCGATCAAACTTGGAATGGGGGATCCCCACGCCAATGGTGAAACAGTTTGCGCAGTACGGGTCGGGAACGAATCGCTGGTTTACAAACCACGAAGAAACGGAGAAGCGCAGCTCTATAGCTCGCTGCTGGCGCTGCTGTACGAAAAAAGCGCTGATGAATGCTTTTCCGCTCATACCCCTTTGCTGGCATGCATGGAAGATCATTGCTGGATTGAAAACATCGATAATCGCGCCTGCGAGACACAGGCCGATCTGGCTCTGTTCTACCGGCGCGCAGGCGCGCAGATAGCCCTTGTCCACGCTTTGAACGGCATCGACTTTCATTACGAAAACATCATTGCGTGCGGGAGTAGCCCCGTCATGATCGATCTTGAATGTCTGTTCACTGCCTCCATGATCGATTTGCAAGACGATCTTCCCAGCAATGGAGCTTTGTTCAAAACCCTCAAGCTCAACAGCCTTTCAGTCTTTAGCAGTGGTTTTGTTCCCTATTCGCCGGATTCGGACAACGATTTCAGTGGCCTGACGTCTCAAAAGCAATTCAGCACGACGACCAGGCATTTGGTGCGCGAGCAAGGCTTGTACCATCTGAGGCGCATACACGTCAGCAAAACCCCGATTATCAAACATCTGCCGGTTTTCAACGGCGTGCCGTGTTCGGTAGAGCTTTATCAAGAGGCTTTTCTGGAGGGGTTCGTATTTGCCTACGATGAGGTGATGACGCATCAGGCAGCGGTGCTTGACTGTATCCGGCACCATGCCTCCCAGTTGAAAACACGGGTGTTGCTCAAAAATACCCAGCGTTATATCGACTTTATCGAACTGACACTGCACCCACGCTTCACGCAATGCATGCTCCAGCGGCAGCTGTTGCTCGCGACCCTGTGGTCCGAGTCGAATGCATCGCTCATTGCAAAAAATGTGGCCGCCTACGAGTTGGCGGATCTGCAAAGTGCCAACATTCCAAGTTTCACCATGCCCATCGCATCGAATCGGATATACGATTCCCACGGCACATTTGTGGCTGCGCTCGACATCGCTAGCCCCCTGGAAAGTTGCCAACGAAAACTGAGCTCTTTCTGCTCCGGGGACAGAGCGTTCCAGACCTTTATACTGAAGGAGTGCCTGTTCCCTCCGGGCAATGAGGCGATGCCCATGCACCGGCGGCATATCGCCAAAGGCGTGCCGAACCTGCAGCCAGCTCAGTATTTGGAAGGGGCTCTCAAGGTCGCGGCGGTCATAGAACGATTTCGTATTGGTAGTTCAGGAGGGGACGTGGCGTGGACGTTCCTGAACGCTCACCCGACAACCCGCCGCAAGTACCTCTCACCCATGACCAACAGCCTTTACAGCGGCATGGGCGGACTCGCGGTTTTTTATATGAGCTTGTACCGGGTCAGCGGTCGGGCAGAACACTTGGCCCGGGCTGATCAAATTGTCGATTCGATGGCCAGATCCCATGAACATTTTGACAGTGACATGGCCGTCAGTGCCTATTTTGGTCTGGCGTCGTACCTCTACGTGCTGGTCAATCATGAGCAAGTGACGGGGCGGGATATTCACTGGGCGACGATTAACGGGTTACTGCTCAGACTTGATGATTATCCACAGCAGGGGGATGACTTCGATTTCCTTAACGGTTGGTGCGGGACCGTCACGCTACTGGCGAATCTCTATCTGCTTGGGCCGCGGAAACGCTTGATTCCTTTGATCGAAAGGCTCACGGCTGCCATCCGGGCGGAACTGCTCAATGAAGGTGGGCGATTTGTGCGCAAGGCCTGTTCGACTCCACTGCTGACCGGATTCTCCCATGGGATTTCCGGCATTCTCCATGCGCTTTCCAAGGTCTATGAGGTGACCGCAGACGCGACGTTGATTACGCTGATGAAGGATCTGCTGGAGGACGAAAATCGCCAAAAGAACCATGGATTCTGGCTGGATTTACGTGAGCCGTCGAAACCCGCTCACATGACCAAATGGTGCCACGGTGATGCAGGAATTCTGATCGCCAGGCTGCAACTCAGGCATGCGCTCAAAGACGTGATGGGCGCCGACGACCTGGCGACGGTCGAGAGCGATATCCGCAGGTGTGAAAGCAATCTCTGGCGCCATGGCCTTGGTTCCGGTTACAGCCAGTGCCATGGTGATTTCGGCAATCTAATGTGTCTGTTGTCACTGTACCGCTGTACAGAAAATCGTCAGGGTATCGCGAGAACCTTGCAGGCACTTTCCGAGGCCGCTGACAACTTTTTCAATGAAGATTTGATCTCGCAAGACAGCGTGCCTGTGCTTGGGATGATGTTGGGCGTCGCGGGTGTCGGTCAGGCACTGTTAAGCGCGATTGATTCGACGTTACCCGATCCCCTGGCATTGACCTTCTTCATGGCGCCGAACCCAGCAGTTGCTGTTCAAGATCGCTCAGGTGTCGGTTCATCAGATGAGCTGCGGCATTGA